DNA from Intestinimonas massiliensis (ex Afouda et al. 2020):
TTCAGCCCCTCCGGCCCCCCGGCGGCCAGGGCCTCCGCCAGATTGTCAAAGAGAGTCTGGCACCCCGCCGCCCCGCTCTCCCTCGGGGCGTAGAGGTCCAGCCCGAAGGTGACCTGTACCTTCCTGCCGTACAACTCCTGCCATTGGCCGCTGTCCCGGTCATACCGCTCTCCCAGGTAATCCCGGAAGCCGGACGGCCCGCCCTCGCAGGCGCGGATGGACACCGCCGCCACCGGCCCGCTCAGGCGTCTGCGCCCCTGGCCGGGCCAGGCCGCCACGGCCTGCACGCCCCGCGCAGTCAAAAAGGCCGTCATATGCTCCCGGATTCGATCCAATCCCGTCATGTCATTCCTCCGCATCCCTGGGCCGCAGCAGCCCCCACCAGTGGGAGAGCCGCCGGCCCACATAGATGGGCTGGGCCTGCATTATCTCGTATTTCCGCCCATTCCACTGGAGCCAGCCCTCCTCCAGCCCCTCCAGCGGGGCATCCGGGGGGCCCAGGTAGAGGAAGCGGTCCCGCCTGGCCTCCCCCAGGGGGGTGGGCAGGCTCTGCCACCGGTCCTCCCGCCGGTCCAGCACCGGCTGGAGGAAGGCCCGCGTCTGGACCTCCTGCCCGCCGCCGGAGTGGAGGCAGACGGTCTGTCCGTACCGTTTCAGAAGCCCCCGGAGCACTCCGCCCGTCAACCCGGCACCCCCTGAAAGTGAAATCCCCGGTCGGCCAGGTAGGGGGCCAGCACGGCCTCCGCCCGCCGCCGCAGCTCGTCCCGCCGCAGGCAGGCGGCCTCTCCGCCGCCACGGACGGTCAGGTCCCCGGCGGAGAAGGCGCTCACCCCCTCCAGGTCCTCCCCCGCCCGCCAGTCGGCCAGCGCGGTCCAGGCCGCGGCCAGGGCGAAGGCTTCGGCGCAGTCCCCGGCCGTCACCCCCTCCTTCAGGCGGGCGGCCAGCTCCTGTTCCGCCTGGGTGCACAGCTTGCGCAGGCCCTCTTCCTCCTCGCCGGCCCCGCTCAGTGCCCTGGCCAATGCAAAGATCTCCTCCGTCATGCCGCCTCCATCACACCGTCAGGACCTTGGCCGCGTCCTTGAAGATCTTGGCAAAGCCGCAAATGGTAGTGATCGCGGCCCGCTCCAGTTGCCGGTCGATGAGCTTGTCGTATTCCACCATCACCCGGTCACCGGACTGTACCATCTCCAGGGCGTAGCGCTTGTCCAGGCCGATGAGCTTGCCGCTGTCCATGGCGGAGGTGCGCAGCAGCTTGGCCCCCAGGGGGGTGGTCAGCCTGCCGGTACCCTGGAAGTTGAGGCCGGTCAGGGGGTTTTGGAACTCAGTCATCTTGAGCATGTCCACCATGACGCCGCTGGGCACCAGCAGGGTGTTGAGCTCGTAGGGCTCGAACTGCGCCCAGAAGTCCACCAGGGCGTCGTAGTCCAGCGTACCGCTGGTGCCGCCGATGGGGCTGGTGCCCACCTGATAGGTGTCGGCGGCGTTGTCGTTGCCGTCGCCGCCGATGAGCACGCCGATGGCGTCCTCCACCAGCATCCGGCTGATGTAGGCGCCGATCTGCTTGAGGGTGACGGAGAAGAGGTCCAGCTTCTGATAGCGGATGGCCTCGTAGGAGGCCACCAGCATCCTCCCCCGCTTGTGGAGCTTGACCAGGTTCTCCTGGGTCTTGACGGTGGTGGAGGGGATTGCGGCCCCTTCCTCCACCCGGCGGAGCTTTTTCTCGTCGCCGGGCGCGGAGGCGATGGAGCGGTAATCCAGCCCGTCGAAGCGGGTGACGGCTGCCACCAGATCGGGGAGGATGTCGGCCTCCTCCATGCCCAGCCGCACCGACCGGGCGATGTACTCGGGAAAGAGGACGGCGGAGTCGGAAGTACGGAAAAATTTCTCCACCACGTCGGAGCCCTCGCCCTTGACCTTGATGTCAAAGCGCTTGAGCTGCCGCTGGTAGGCGTCCAGCCCCTCCAGGGGGGTGCCCTTGTAGTGGGGACCGGGGTCCAGCTCCTCCAGCACCTGGGTAAAGGACTTACCCGTCTGGTTGTACATGCCTTTTTCCAGCTTTAGATTGTCATAACAGTATGCCATACCCGCATCCTCCTTTTCTTACAGCCGAACCACGGCGGTTTTGGCCGTGGTATCCGCGCTGACGACCAGATAATCTCTCGCCCCGTCGCCGGAGCCCGCCTGTTTCACGCCGCCGGAGCCATCGGCGGTGAGGCTCACCCAGCCGGGCGCGACGCCTGTGCCGCTGTATTTGACCCGGGCAAAGCCTCCCACCTGTACGGCGGCAAAGCCCCCCACCGGAGCCAGGGCCACGCCGCAGAAGCGCTCCCCTGCCGTGCAGGGGCCCACTGTGCTGTCTCCGGCCAGCTTGACCGCCATGCCGTCCTCCACGCCGCTCTGGGCGATAAAGGTGGCGGTCACCGCGCCGATCTCTTCATAGGAAACCTGTCTGCTCATGCTCTTCCTCCCTTTCTTCTCCGTCCAACCTGCCTCAGATCAGGAAGGCCCCGTCCCGGGCCGTCTCCTGTTCCTGCCCTTCCGAATAGGTCAACTGCGTCCGCAGGGCGTAGCGCTCCCGGGTCCGTTTTTCCAGCGCCTTGCGCAGCGCCTCCAGCTCGCCCTCCTCCAGCTTTTCCGTCATACGCTCCAGGACGGGTGCTTCCAGCTCCGGCTCGGCCAGCGCCCCCAGCCGCGCCACCTCCCGGCGCAGCCCGGCCAGATACTTGCGCCCCAGGGCGGCCTCCTGCTCCAGGCGCTCCAGCCGGGCCTCCCCCCGGAAGCCCTTGAGCACCCCCGCCCCCGGCTGGGCGGGCACGGCCACGAAGGACCACTCATAGGCGTCGGTGACGCCGTCTAGCTCGGCCCAGCACAGTTTTCCGTTGTAGGTCCGGCCCCGGATGTGCCGGCACTTCTCCCGGTCCCGGATGTCCTCGCCGCACACCGAGCAGACCGACCGCTCCACCGCGCAGCCCACCGATACCTCCCGTTTGATGCCTGCGTCGATCTCGGCGATCAGGTCCCGGTTGGCCTCGGTACGCAGCATGTAGGCGTACCCCTTCACATAGCACAGGGGGTCCCCCGCCCGGGTGGTGGCCTCCGGCTCCCGGACCACCTCCGCCCGGTAGATGCGGGCGGTCTGCCCCCTGGCGCTCCATTCGTGGTCAAAGATGCCGCTTTTCCCCACGAACTTTTCCGCCAGCGTCTCCAGGGCCTGGGGGGAGAAGCGCTCCCCATCCCGGTCGATCTCGTTGTCGCACAGCCGAACCGAGAAGGTGTAGACCTCTTCCGCCGTCAGCTCCTTCCGGCTAAATTGATGGATCTGCTCCAGCTCCCGCCGGTCCACTTGGGGGCCCCGGCCCAGCCCCGCCTCTTTTTTGATCTGCAAGCTTTCGTCCTCCCCTATCTTCCGCTGTTCTGTCCGCGCACCGCCCGGGCCTGCTCCCGGTACAGCTCGGCGCGGGCCTCCTCCACCTGATCCTGCAGGTTGATGTCGTCCCACCGGACCTCCACCCGGCCGCCGTAGCCGTGTACCCGCAGCCACAGCTCGCAGATGCGCTCCACCACCGGGTCCAGGGACCGCCGCAGTGCGGTGATCTCGCTGGTCATCATGTCGGCCTGCTGGGTGCTCATGCGCTCGGTGGAGGACCAGGACAGCCCCAGCAGGAAGGGTGGGATTCCCGTCTTGGCGATGAGCTGTTCCAGGATCTGCCGCACGGGCACCTCGCTGTCCAGCACCTGGTTGTCGGCGCCGATGACCTTGATGTCCACGTCGCCCACCGCCACAAAATCCCGGACCCCGCCGTTTTTTCCCGCCTGCATGGCCGCCGACCACTCCTGAGCGATCTGCCGGCACCGCTCCTGGGCGCAGGTCCGCTCCAGGCCGTCCTCCCCCGGCTTGCAGACCACGGCAAAGCGCACGTTGCCCATGCGCTCCCAGTTCATGCCCATAGCCTGATAGATTTTTAGCAGGATTCCGGTCAAAAAGGGCATGGACCGCAGCAGGGACACCCCATAGGGGCTGTCGGTTTCCGGCTGGAAAGGGGTAAAAAGGAGGAGCTCCTGACAGGGGAGCTCCTCAATCTGTCCGTTTTCCCTCCGGGCGCAGAGGGTGAAGTCCAGGGGGGAGTCTCCCTCCCGGATCTCCAGGTCGGCGGCATTCCCGCACAGCAGGGCGGCCACCTCCCGGCCGTCGGGGTCCAGCACCAGCTCACCCACGGCCCGTCCGCAGGTGAGCAGCGAGTCCATGTAGCAGTCCAGGAAGGACTGCACGCCCCGCTGTCCCCGTCCGGTGGGCACCGTGCGCAGAAACCGCTCCAGCCCCTCCTGGGCCCTGGGGTCTCCGCACTGCACCCGGACGCCGCCCACCAGCCGGATGAGCTTTATGAGGGCGGCGTCCACGATGGGCACCGCCTCCCGGATGGCGCGGTAAAGGGCAATCTCCCCATTGCGCAGAGGCACATAGCCGTCCAGCACCCCGAAGGGATGCCTGCCCCCGTCCCGGAGCTGTACCGCCGTCCCGGTCAGAGGCACTTTTTTCTTTTCAAACAAAGCCATATCCATCTCCCGTCACTCTAAAAGGCTTCCCGCTCCGCGTACCCCGCCGCCAGTCCGCCCCGCTCCCCTTCTCCCGCCGCCACCATGGCGGCAAAGTAGCGGATGTCGTCCATGGCGTGGTCGTGCTCTTTGAGCACCCGATCCCGCCCGCTTCCGGGGTCCCAGCGATAGAGCCCGAATTCCCGCAGGCTGTCCCGGCACCCGCTGCAAATGACCAGCTTCCCGCTCCGGAGCAGCTCCGCCGTCACCCGGATGCCGGAGAGCACGTCGTTGTCGGCCTTGCAGACCCGCCAGCCCTCCCGCCGCAGAGTCTCCAAGAAACTGGCCGCCGAGGGGTCCACCACCACCCGGCGGATCTCCCGCTCTCCGGCCAGCCGCCGCAGGTCGGCGGCATACTCACCGTCGGTTTTCTGCCGCCCGGCTCTCTTGGAATCGTAGTAGTACTCCTCCACCCGGTACCACACCCCGTTCTTCCTGCCCCACAGGCCGAAGGAGGCGGGGTTGACCGTACCGTAATCACAGGAGATGCGCCACTCCTCCATAGGTCCGGCCGGGGGCGGGCGTACCAGGCTCTCGTCGAAGAAGCCGTACACCAGCCCCTCGGCGGCCACCCATTCCCCCAGTACGAACCGCCGGTAGAAGGCGCCCTGAAAGCGCCGCTCATACCGCCGTCGCATCGCGTCCGACAGCCCCGGGTTGTCCTCCATGGTAAAGTGGAGATAGAGGGCCCGCTTTTCCCCGGCCTTCCGGATCCACTCCTGGTAAAACCAGTGTCCGGGGTGCTCCGGGTTGCAGGAGAACCACAGCCGGCTGCCCTCCACGGAGCATCGGGCGCAGGTCTGTTCCACAAAGGAGCGGGGCATGAGGGCCGCCTCGTCCAGCAGGGCCCCGGCCAGCGTGATGCCCTGGATGACGGCGGCGCTGGATTCATCCCGGCCGCCGAAGAGGTAAAAGGTGTTTTCCCTTCCTCCCACGCGCAGGGTCAGCCGGCTCTGGGAGAGCCGCTCCTCCGCCTGGAACCCCAGCTCCTTTAGCGTGGGCAGCAGCGGGACCAGGAGGTTGCGCCGCACGCTCTGGACGCTGCGGCCGCACAGGGCGAACTGCCGGTCCTGGAAGCGCCCCATGGCCCAGCAGAAAAAAGACAGCCCCAGGCAGAAGGTCTTTCCGCTGCGGACTGCGCCGTCGCAGATGACGGCCTCCCAGTGTCCGGCCTCGGGTGAGCACCACCAGGTGAGGACCCGCCGCTGCTTGGAGGAGAACCTCATAGGTCCTCCCGCTCGGTTTTTTCTTCGTCTCCGCCGCTCTCCTCCAGAGCCCGGAGAAAGCGCTCCGCCCCCTCGCCGCTCTGGCCCGCCATGCTGTAGAGCTTCTCCAGGGCCAGCAGCTTGTCCACCAGCCGGATCTCTACCGCGCCGTTGCCGTGCCGTTTGAGCTCCGTGAGTCCGGTGAGGTCCAGCTTTTCGATCTCCTCCAACTGCCCCTCGCCCAGGAAGGCCAACTTGACCGCGTCGTTGCTCTTCCGGTCCGCCAGCCGCTCCAGCCGCCTCAGCACGTCGTTTTTCCACTCCCGCTCTGTCTTTGCCTTCACGCCATCCCACCTCTCACCCTTTCCGCGCCCCGCCAAAATGTTGCATGCTCCGGTACACGAAGCCAAAAACCGTCTTTCGGCGTCGAAAAGCCCCTCTTGTCCTTTTGGGGGTTCTGTGGTATAATTTTTATCTTAGCAGAGGGGAGGTGCACCATGGACCGCAGCGCTATCAAACAGATTGCCGCCAACCGCAAGGCGTATCACGACTACTTTGTAGAGGAGAAATTCGAGGCCGGCCTCGAACTGTGCGGC
Protein-coding regions in this window:
- a CDS encoding phage major capsid protein is translated as MAYCYDNLKLEKGMYNQTGKSFTQVLEELDPGPHYKGTPLEGLDAYQRQLKRFDIKVKGEGSDVVEKFFRTSDSAVLFPEYIARSVRLGMEEADILPDLVAAVTRFDGLDYRSIASAPGDEKKLRRVEEGAAIPSTTVKTQENLVKLHKRGRMLVASYEAIRYQKLDLFSVTLKQIGAYISRMLVEDAIGVLIGGDGNDNAADTYQVGTSPIGGTSGTLDYDALVDFWAQFEPYELNTLLVPSGVMVDMLKMTEFQNPLTGLNFQGTGRLTTPLGAKLLRTSAMDSGKLIGLDKRYALEMVQSGDRVMVEYDKLIDRQLERAAITTICGFAKIFKDAAKVLTV
- a CDS encoding PBSX family phage terminase large subunit, translated to MRFSSKQRRVLTWWCSPEAGHWEAVICDGAVRSGKTFCLGLSFFCWAMGRFQDRQFALCGRSVQSVRRNLLVPLLPTLKELGFQAEERLSQSRLTLRVGGRENTFYLFGGRDESSAAVIQGITLAGALLDEAALMPRSFVEQTCARCSVEGSRLWFSCNPEHPGHWFYQEWIRKAGEKRALYLHFTMEDNPGLSDAMRRRYERRFQGAFYRRFVLGEWVAAEGLVYGFFDESLVRPPPAGPMEEWRISCDYGTVNPASFGLWGRKNGVWYRVEEYYYDSKRAGRQKTDGEYAADLRRLAGEREIRRVVVDPSAASFLETLRREGWRVCKADNDVLSGIRVTAELLRSGKLVICSGCRDSLREFGLYRWDPGSGRDRVLKEHDHAMDDIRYFAAMVAAGEGERGGLAAGYAEREAF